Proteins from one Chitinophagales bacterium genomic window:
- the yihA gene encoding ribosome biogenesis GTP-binding protein YihA/YsxC — protein sequence MFIKSTNYIAGHTKLSQCPKDQRPEFAFLGRSNVGKSSLINMLCERNKLAKVSQTPGKTRLINYFLINENWYLIDLPGIGYAKVSKSQRADWEKMINSYLTQRKTLQVVFYLIDSRLKPQKNDLEFINWMGANHVPFVLVFTKADKPKPRELSQNIKTFKKTMLETWEDLPEIFITSANKKQGREEILNYIHSLLQEIVPEEN from the coding sequence ATGTTTATTAAAAGCACCAATTACATTGCCGGCCATACTAAATTATCTCAATGCCCTAAAGACCAGCGCCCCGAATTTGCATTCCTTGGCCGGTCAAATGTAGGCAAATCCTCGCTAATCAATATGTTGTGCGAAAGGAATAAATTGGCCAAAGTTTCTCAAACCCCAGGTAAAACACGACTGATCAATTATTTTCTCATTAACGAGAATTGGTATCTGATTGATTTACCGGGTATTGGTTATGCCAAAGTTTCAAAATCGCAGCGTGCAGATTGGGAAAAAATGATCAACAGCTATTTGACACAGAGAAAAACCCTGCAAGTGGTTTTTTACCTGATAGACAGCCGCTTGAAACCCCAAAAAAACGATCTGGAATTCATCAACTGGATGGGTGCCAATCATGTGCCTTTTGTATTGGTTTTTACTAAAGCCGATAAGCCTAAACCTCGAGAGCTGAGTCAAAATATAAAGACTTTTAAAAAAACAATGTTGGAGACCTGGGAAGATTTGCCTGAAATATTTATCACCTCTGCCAACAAAAAACAAGGGCGTGAAGAAATACTCAATTATATTCATTCCTTGCTTCAAGAAATAGTGCCTGAAGAAAATTGA
- a CDS encoding outer membrane beta-barrel protein, whose product MYQSYFWHFINLFRQKVVLLLFVALLGLSGTASAQLNYLEYVNKKLYFGITMGVNISTYKYSPSEAFTYNDTILNIGAKRGPGFNLGIITNLKLGKHFDLRFVPALSFADKSLEFTLYNDSIVSKNIESININFPISLRLKSKPINDMRIYVLAGLKYNLDLASNAKARLAEDQIKIGRHDFSYEYGIGVQFFFPLFIFSPEIKISNGLYNVHAVNNNLIYSGVLDKLQTRTILISFHFEG is encoded by the coding sequence ATGTACCAGTCTTACTTTTGGCATTTCATCAATCTATTCAGGCAGAAAGTAGTTCTGCTTTTATTTGTTGCATTATTGGGTTTGTCGGGCACTGCATCTGCACAGCTCAATTACCTCGAATATGTCAATAAAAAACTCTATTTCGGAATTACTATGGGAGTGAATATTTCCACCTATAAATATTCCCCTTCTGAAGCATTTACATATAATGACACCATTCTTAATATTGGAGCTAAAAGAGGCCCGGGTTTTAACCTGGGAATTATTACAAATTTAAAACTGGGAAAGCATTTTGACCTGCGATTCGTTCCTGCCCTTTCATTTGCTGATAAATCTCTTGAATTTACACTCTATAATGATTCTATAGTTTCAAAAAACATAGAATCCATCAATATCAATTTTCCTATAAGCCTTCGCTTAAAATCAAAGCCAATCAATGATATGCGCATCTATGTGTTGGCCGGATTGAAGTATAACCTGGATCTTGCTTCTAATGCTAAAGCCCGATTGGCTGAAGACCAGATAAAAATTGGCCGTCATGATTTTTCTTATGAATATGGCATAGGAGTACAGTTTTTCTTTCCGCTTTTTATATTTTCTCCTGAAATAAAAATTTCCAACGGTCTCTATAATGTACATGCTGTAAACAACAACTTGATTTATTCAGGTGTCCTGGATAAGTTGCAAACACGCACTATATTGATTTCTTTCCATTTTGAGGGATAA
- a CDS encoding type B 50S ribosomal protein L31, translating into MRKDIHPEEYRFVVFKDFSVDHSFLTRSAAQTKDTIEWEDGKEYPLVKLEISNQSHPFYTGKMKFVDSAGRVDKFFKKYGKRK; encoded by the coding sequence ATGAGAAAAGACATACATCCAGAAGAATACCGCTTTGTAGTATTTAAAGATTTTTCAGTAGATCATTCTTTTTTGACGCGCTCTGCCGCTCAAACCAAAGACACTATTGAATGGGAAGATGGCAAAGAATATCCACTTGTAAAGCTGGAAATTTCAAATCAGTCGCACCCTTTCTATACCGGTAAAATGAAATTTGTTGACTCAGCCGGTCGTGTAGATAAATTCTTCAAGAAATACGGAAAGCGCAAATAG
- the ubiE gene encoding bifunctional demethylmenaquinone methyltransferase/2-methoxy-6-polyprenyl-1,4-benzoquinol methylase UbiE: protein MENHDKVTPYQNTTTKKQQVEQMFDNIAPNYDFLNHLLSLGIDKLWRKKAVKIIGKTDPESILDIATGTGDFALELVKLKPKKIVGLDLSEQMLSFGRVKVKNKGLQNLIEMVQGDSEKLPYSDNSFDAVSVGFGVRNFENLEKGLSEIYRVLKPGGILAVLEFSKPKVFPVKQIFYFYFHFILPIIGKLFSKDQRAYTYLPESVEAFPEGKAFVGILEKQGFKSIECTSLTFGISSIYSGRK, encoded by the coding sequence TTGGAAAATCACGACAAAGTTACCCCTTATCAAAACACAACAACTAAAAAGCAACAGGTCGAGCAAATGTTCGATAATATTGCGCCTAATTATGATTTCCTGAATCACTTGCTGTCACTTGGTATTGATAAGTTGTGGCGCAAAAAAGCAGTAAAAATTATTGGCAAAACTGATCCTGAATCAATTTTGGATATAGCTACGGGTACCGGTGATTTTGCCCTGGAACTTGTTAAGTTAAAGCCCAAGAAAATTGTGGGGCTTGACCTGTCAGAACAAATGCTGAGTTTTGGAAGAGTGAAAGTGAAAAATAAGGGACTGCAAAATTTAATTGAAATGGTGCAGGGAGATTCTGAAAAGCTGCCCTACAGCGACAATAGTTTTGATGCTGTGAGCGTTGGTTTTGGCGTACGCAATTTTGAAAATCTTGAGAAGGGATTGTCAGAAATATACAGGGTATTAAAACCGGGGGGTATTCTGGCTGTTTTGGAATTCTCCAAGCCAAAGGTTTTTCCGGTCAAACAAATATTCTATTTTTATTTTCATTTTATATTACCCATTATAGGTAAATTATTTTCAAAAGATCAAAGGGCATATACTTATTTGCCTGAATCTGTAGAGGCATTTCCGGAAGGGAAGGCATTTGTAGGAATTTTAGAAAAGCAGGGTTTTAAATCTATTGAATGTACCAGTCTTACTTTTGGCATTTCATCAATCTATTCAGGCAGAAAGTAG